TCGCCGGGCGCTCAGGGACGGGGACCGGCAGATCGACTCGGCTCATCTGCTGCACTCGCTGCTGGAACACGACCCGGACGTGTACGCCGTCTTCGGCGAGGGACCCCAGATCGCCCGGCTGCTCGGCTATCTCGTGCAGCGCAGCATCGGCTACGGCCTGCGCTGGCAGGGCGCTGTCGAGGACTCCGGCGCCGTCCCCGTCGTACTGCACGGCGAGGGCTTCTCCCCGCTGGCCGCGGCCGCGATGGAGCACGCCTGCCGACGCGCCGCCCTGCGCGGCGACAACCAGGCCCGCGGCATCGACCTGCTCGCGGCGATCGTCGTCGACCCCCAGGCCCGCGCCGTCGAGGTGCTCGACCGCGCCGGCGTCGACGCGACCGCCCTGCGCGCCCGCATCGACGGACACCGCGACGAGTACGTCGGCGGCGGCGACACCAGCCGTTAGCGCGACCCGCGACCCTGAAACCCCCACCCCGGTTCCGGAACCGGGGTGAGTCATGCCCATTTCCCCGCCGCCCCCGCCCCACCCGTCGACCGTCCATACCGCGAGACAGGTGTCAACGGGGGTGACGCTGCTGTCATCGCCTGTCATCATGTGCCGGTGCGTAAGTCTCAGAGCGGCCAGGTGGGCCGTGGCAAGGGTTTCGGGCTCGGTCTGGCGGTCATATCCGCGTTCGCCTTCGGAGGTTCCGGTGTCGCGGCCAAGCCGCTGATCGAGGCAGGGCTCGATCCGCTTCACGTGGTGTGGCTGCGCGTGGCCGGCGCCGCGCTGGTCATGCTGCCGCTCGCCGTGCGCCACCGCGCGCTGCTGCGGGAACGCCCCGCCCTGCTCGCCGGGTTCGGCCTGCTCGGCGTGGCCGGTGTGCAGGCGTTCTACTTCGCCTCGATCTCCCGCATCCCGGTCGGCGTCGCCCTGCTCGTCGAGTACCTCGCGCCCGCCCTGGTCCTCGGCTGGGTGCGATTCGTGCAGCGGCGGCCGGTGACCCGTGCAGCCGCCGTCGGCGTGATCCTCGCGGTCGGCGGCCTGGCCTGCGTCGTCGAGGTGTGGGCGGGCCTGAGCTTCGACGCCCTCGGACTGCTCCTCGCGCTCGGCGCGGCCTGCTGCCAGGTCGGCTACTTCGTCCTGTCCGACCAGGGCAGCGACTCCGGCGAGCGGGCACCCGACCCGCTCGGCGTCATCGCGTACGGCCTGCTGGTCGGCGCCGCCGTCCTGACCGTGGTGGCCCGCCCCTGGAAGATGGACTGGGCGGTCCTCGCGGGCACCGCCGACATGGACGGTACCCCGGTCTCGGCCGGCCTGCTGCTGGCCTGGATCGTGCTCGTCGCCACGGTCGTCGCGTACGTCACCGGCGTGGTCTCGGTGCGGCGGCTGTCGCCGCAGGTCGCCGGCGTCGTCGCGTGCCTCGAAGCGGTGGTGGCCACCGTCCTCGCCTGGTTCCTGCTCGGCGAGCACCTCTCGGCGCCGCAGATCGTCGGCGGCGCGGTCGTCCTCGCCGGGGCGTTCATCGCGCAGTCGTCGGCACCCGCCAAGACCTCGGTCGAACCGGTGGCCAGTGGTGGACCCGAGCGCGAGTTGTCCGCCCGCGGAAACGTCGCCTAGGCTGCGCAATCATGCCTTCGACACTCGTTCTTCCGCCTCCGGCCGCCTGAGGCGGGCCTCCGGAAAAGCCGAGCCTCGGTGCCCGACGGGAACTGAACCCCGCGCACCGCACGGCGCAACGGTGCTGCCCGCGGACGAAGTCCATGGACCCCGCTGAACCGGGCTCCTCCCTGCGCTTCTGCATGTCTGCGGAGAAACACTCGTGTCGAACACACCACTCTCCGGCCTGCCCATCGGGCGAGGCCTCATCTACCTGATCATCGCCGGTGCCGCCTGGGGCACCGCGGGCGCCGCCGCCTCCCTGGTCTACCGGACCAGCGACATGGGGCCGATCGCCCTCTCCTTCTGGCGCTGCGCGGTCGGCTTCGTGCTGCTGCTCGCCGTGCGCCTGCTGCGGCCCCGTCCCCGGCGCGCCGTCGCCGAGCCACTCGCCCGCAAGGCGCTGCGGGCCGGTGCCACCGGCATCGGGCTCGCCGTGTTCCAGACGGCCTACTTCGCGGCCGTGGAGGCCACCGGACTCGCCGTGGGCACGGTCGTCACCCTCGGCGCCGGCCCCGTCTTCATCGCGCTGGGCGCCCGGCTGACGCTGGGGGAGCGGCTCGGCCGCGGAGGTGTCGCGGCGGTGGCCGGCGCGCTCACCGGGCTCGCCGTGCTCGCACTCGGCGGCGAGGGCGCGACCGTACGGCCGTGGGGCGTGTTCCTGGCCCTGGTGGCCGCGGCCGGGTACTCCGTGATGACGCTGCTGACCCGCAAGTGGGGCCGCGACGGCGGGGCTGACGCCGCCGAGACGTCCGTGTGGGCCTTCGCGGTCACCAGCCTGTGCCTGCTGCCGCTCGCCCTCGTCGAGGGGCTCCTGCCGCACACCGCCGACCCGATCAGGCTGGTCTGGCTGCTCGCGTACATCGCGGCCGTTCCCACCGCTCTGGCGTACGCCCTCTACTTCGCGGGCGCGGCCGCCGTACGGTCGGCCACCGTCTCCGTGATCATGCTGCTGGAGCCGGTCAGCGCTGCGGTGCTGGCCGTCGTCCTGCTCGGCGAGCATCTGACCGTCCCGACCCTCGTCGGCACGTTGCTGATGCTCGGCTCCGTCGCGGGCCTGGCGGTGGCGGAGACTCGCGGCGCGCGGCGGGAGAGGGAGCGGGAGCGCGAACCGATGCCTGCCTGACGCCGAGGGGTCCCGCACCTCACCGGTGCGGGGCCCTTGGCCACCTTGCTTCAGGGACTCCCCTCAAGCGGGGCGCCGCCGCAGCATGTGCTCACGTGCCGCCGCGTCACGCGGACCGCCGCGCCCGGCCAGATTGCCCGCGATCCGGTCCTGGACCTCCGCCGTCCGCCGGCCCCCGAACTTGAACTTCGCGCGCACGCCGGTGACCTCCAGCCGCAGCCCCCGGATGCCGGACAACAGCCTGCCGTACGGTGCCAGGCCGACCCCCACCTCCGCCGAACCGCCCTCCGGCTGGAAGTGACCGACCTGGCGGTTGAGGAGCTCGGCCTTCGCGGCCGGGTCGTCCACGACACGCGCCCGGCACCGGAGCTGGACCGCCGCGTAGAAGCTGGTGGGTTCGCCGTGCTCGGTCGGCTGCTCGGGAGCCGCCTGCCAGGGCCCCGGCACGTAGACGTAGTCGTCGACCACGCTCAGCACGACCTCGGGGTTCGCCAGCAGCGCCGGCCACATCGGGTTGGGTCGCGCCAGATGCGTGACGACCTCGCCGCTCCCGGCGTCGAACGCGAAGTGGAGCGGCTGGACGTGCGGCGGCTCGCCGTCGAGGCCGTTGACCACGAGCTGCCCGAAGTCGTGGTCGGCAAGCCACCGCTGCCACTCGGTGTCGTCGTGGGGCGCGTCCCAGGGGTGGATCAGCATCACAGGTCCGCGAGGTAGGCGGGGACTTCGGTGCCGGGGGCCAGGTCGGGGTCGCTGATCGGCGCGTCGTAGCCCTTGCGCAGCGGGACGACGCCGGCCCAGTGGGCGAGCGCGAGGTCCTCGGGCTCGTCGTTCACGCCGCCGGTGCGCAGCTTGGCGGAGACCTCGTTCAGGTCGAGGCGGATCACGGCGGTGGCGGCGAGCTCCTTCTTGTTGGCGGGCCGGGAGTCACGGGACCGGCCCGCCACCACGTGCTCGACGAGCGCGTCGAGGGCGGTCCGCTTCTCCTCCGGGTCCGTCACGTCGTACGCGGTGCCGTGCACCACCACGGACCGGTAGTTGATCGAGTGGTGGAAGGCCGAGCGGGCCAGGATCAGCGCGTCGACATGCGTCACGGTCAGGCACACCGGAAGGCCGGGGTCCGCCTGGCCGGTCATGCGCAGCGGGCGCGAGCCGGTGGAGCCGTGGACGTAGAGCGTCTCGCCGACGCGGCCGAACAGCGTGGGCAGCACGACGGGCGCGCCGTCGCGGACGAAGCCGAGGTGGCAGACATAGGCCTCGTCGAGTATCGCGTGCACCAGTTCCTTGTCGTATGCCGCGCGCTCCGCGGAGCGGGTGGGGACGGTGCGGTCGGTCGGCGTGTAGGCGGCGGCTTGCGACGTCGGTTCCTCGGTCCCCTGCATTGCGCTCTCCATTGCACTAGTACATAATGTGGTTTGTGCTAGAAGGTTATCGGATCGAAGGGCGTCGCGCAGCCGAGATCGCGGCCAGCGTCGAGCGCGCGGTCGGCTCGGGCGACTTGGAGCCCGGCCAACTGCTGCCGCCCATGCGGGAGTTGGCGACCGACCTGGGAGTGAACCCCAACACGGTCGCCGCCGCCTATCGCGTCCTGCGTGAGCGCGGAGTGATCGAGACCGCCGGCCGGCGGGGCAGCCGGGTGCGGCCGAGGCCCGCCACGACCGGGCGTGAGTCCGTCCGGGTGGACGTGCCCGAGGGCGTCCGGAACGTGGCGAGCGGCAACCCGGACCCCGCTCTGCTGCCGTCCCTGGCGAAGGCGTTCGCGGCCGCTGCCGAGCTCGCCGACCGGGAACCGGTGCTGTACGGCGACGACCCCGTGGAACCGGAGCTGGCGCGCATCGCCCGCGCCCGCCTGGACGCCGACGGGGTGCCGGAAGGACCGCTCGCCGTCGCCTCGGGCTCGCTCGACGCCATCGAGCGCGTGCTCGGGGTCCATCTCAAACCGGGGGACACGGTCGCCGTCGAGGACCCCGGCTGGGGCAGCCTGCTCGACCTGATCCCGGCACTCGGCCTGCGCACGGTCCCCGTCGGGGTCGACGACGAGGGTCCGCTGCCCGACGACGTACGGCGGGCCCTCGACTCCGGCGCCCGCGCCCTGATCGTGACCGACCGCGTGCAGAACCCCACCGGAGCCGTGGTGAGTTCCACGCGCGCGCGTGCCCTGCGCTCAGTGCTGCGGCAGCACCCGGAGATCCTGCTGATCGAGGACGACCACGGCTACGGCATCGTCGACCTCCCCGTGCACCCGCTCGCCGGCACCACCCGCCACTGGGCCTTCGTCCGCTCGGTCGCCAAGGCGTACGGCCCCGACCTGCGGCTCGCCGTGCTCACCGGGGACGAGGTCACGGTCGACCGGGTGCGCGGCCGGCAGCGCCTCGGTGCCGGCTGGGTCAGCCGGCTGATGCAGCGGGCCGTGGTGCGGCTGTGGAGCGACGGCGCGGTCGACCCGGCGGCGGTGGCGGCGGCCTACGCCGTACGCCGCGACCTGCTGATCCGGGCACTGGCCGAGCACGGCGTCCGGGCCCACGGCCGCAGCGGCCTCAACGTCTGGATCCCTGTCCCCGACGAGACGGGTGCCGTGGCCCGCCTGCTCCACGCCGGCTGGGCGGTGTCCCCCGGGGCCCGCTTCCGCACGAGCTCACCCCCCGGAATCCGCGTCACCACCTCGACCCTCACGGACGCGGAGGCCGCCCCCTTGGCAGCCGCGGTGGCAACGGCGGTGGGCCCGGGCCCGACACGGAGTTACGTGTAAGGCCCGAGGACGACAGCCAACCTCGAAGGGGCGCGGGGAACTGCGCGACCAGCCACATCCGACCCGCAGCCGCCCACGATCCTCGCGCCCCCTCCCGTCAGGCGCTCCGTCTCACTTGGGTGAGCGCCGCACCCGCCAGCACGATCACCGCCCCCACCGGCGTCGACCAGGCGAGGGACTCACCGAGCACGGCAACCCCCGCAGCCGTGGCGATGACCGGAATGAAGTAGGTGACCATCTGAGCCGTGGTCGGCCCCACTTCCGCGACCAGCCCGTACTGAAGCAGCACGGCGAGCCCGGTCCCGAGGGCACCCAGTGCCACGATCGCCAACAGCGGGACAAGAGAGAACGACGTCGGCACGGACGTGAACAACGGGGTGACAACGGCCAGTTGAACCGTCGCCAGCAACAACTGCGCCCCCGTCAGCGACAGATGCGACTCCCCGGCCCCGGCGAGCGTCCGCCGGACGTAGATCCAGCCGATCGGATAGCTCAACGACGCCAGCAGCGCCATCGCCGTACCCGTGGCGTCCAGCCCGTGGAAGCCCTGCCAGGCTCCGAGCACCGTCAGCACCCCGATGAACCCGATGCCGAGCCCGGCCACCCGGACCCGCGTCGGCCGGTCCTCCGACAGCGCGACCATCGACAGGGCCATGCCCCACAGCGGCGACGTCGCGTTGCAGATGCCCGCCAGTGTGGACGGGATGGTCAGCTCGGAGTACGCGAACAGGGAGAACGGCAGCGCGTTCAGCAGGAACGCGGCCACCGTCAGATGCCCCCACGTGCGCGCCCCGCGCGGCAGCCGCTCCCGCTTCACCGCCATCGCGGCCGCCAGCACCGCCGTACCGAACAGCAGCCGCCCCAGGGTGACCTGGAAAGGCGCGTACCCGTCGGTGCCGACCTTGATGAGCAGGAAGCTGAAACCCCAGATCAGGGAGAGGGCGGCGAAGCGCAGCCGCCAGTCGAGGCGGCCACGGGAGCGAGGTGGGACGGAGGACGCGGACGCGGGCCCGGCCGCGTCGCGCGAGGCGGTGACGGTGGTCATGGCAGCAACCTTGCCGTCATCGACCTTGTAGCACAATCGAGATTTCGCGCACGATATCTCGTAGCATTGCTTACATGTTGAACCTGGAGCGCCTGCGCACCCTCGACGCCCTGGCCCGGCACGGCTCCGTCAGCGCCGCCGCCGAGGGGCTGCACATCACGACGTCGGCCGTCTCGCAGCAGATGTCGAAGCTGGAGCGGGAGGTCGGCCAACAGCTCCTGGCCAAGAACGGCCGGGGCGTACGGCTCACCGATGCCGGGCGGCTGCTCGCCGACCACGCGGCACGCATCCTGTCGCAGGTCGAGCTCGCCCAGGCCGATCTGGAGGCGCAGCGTGGGCAGGTGGTGGGGGAGCTGCGGCTGGTCGCCTTCCCGACCGCCCTGCGAGGGCTGTTCCCCGCCGCGCTCACCGCGCTGCGCACCGACCATCCGGCGCTGCGCCTGACGACGCGCGAGCTGGAGCCCGAGTACGGGGTCGCCGCAGTGATGCGGGGCGACGCCGACCTGGCCGTCGTCCTCGACTGGTACAACAAGCCGCTGCCCATGCCGGAGGGGCTCGCCAAGGCGCCGATCCTCGACGACCGCGTGGAGATCGCGATGCCCGAAGGGCACCCGCTCGCCGACCGGAGCGAGGTCGACCTGGCGGACTTCGCGGGCGACGAGTGGGTCGCCTGGCCCGAGGGCGAGTTCTGTCACGAGTGGCTGCTCTACACCCTGCGGACCAAGGGGATCGAGCCGCGGATCGCCCACCGCGCGGAGGAACACCACACCCAACTCGCCCTGGTCGCAGCCGGGTTGGGGGTGTGCGTGGCTCCCAGGCTCGGCCGTGACCCGATGCCGCTGGGCGTGCGCGCCGTGCCGGTGCGCAACCGCGTCCACCGCTACATCTACGCGGTGTGGCGCGCCGACGCCGACCGCCGCCCGTCGATCCGGGCGGCGGTCCAGGCACTGCGGACGGCGGCCGAGAAGGTCGGCTGAATCCCGGCCTCGGCCGAGCCGAGCCCGACCCCGTTCGCGTGGAACCCGCCCCTTGCTAGGACCCCAGCTTCCGGAAGTCCCAGGACACGATCTTCTCGGGAGTCAGCCGTATCCAGGCGTGCCGGCCGTCGTGCGGCATCTCGTCGAGGCCGAAGTTCTTGCGGGCGAACAGCGTCTCGGGCACGTCGAGTTCGGCGCGCAGCTCGCCCACGCGCGGCGCCTCGCCCACGAAGTCGACGGTGCCGGACAGCTCGACGCCGCGCAGCTGCTCGTACTCCTCACCCGTGTCGATCACGATCGCGACCCGCGGATCGCGCCGCAGATCCGTCCACCGCTTGCTGCGGACGACCGAGTACAGCCACAGCGAGTCGCCGTCCCAGGCGAACCACAGGGCGCTGACATGCGGAAAGCCGTCGGTGGACACGGTGGCGACCCGGCAGGTGCGCTGCTCGGTGAGGAACTCGTCCAGCTCACCGGGCGTCATCATGATCTTCCGGCCCCGGCGCTGAGTGACGGTCATACGTCCCCCTCTTCTCTCACGTCGTGCCAGAGGAGAGATCCTCTGACATCACGTCAGAAAAGGATGAGTCGTCTTCCGTCCACGCGCAATGGTGGTTCCGTCCTTGCGCGTTGATGGCTACGCTCGCCGGCCACGCCGCCGTCGGGCACAGGGGGACCCCATGCCGTCGAACGACCGACTCAGCGCACTGCTCGACCCCGCCACCACCGTCCTGATCACCGTCGAATGCCAGCAAGGCGTCGTCGGACCGGACAGCGCCCTGCCCGAACTCGCCAAGGAGGCAAGGGACTCGGGCGTCCTCGCCAACGTCGCCAGGCTGGTGACCGCGGCCCGCGCGAGGGGCGTCCAGGTGATCCACGCGATCGCCGAACGCCGCCCCGACGGCCGCGGCGCCAACCGCAACGCCCGCCTCTTCCGCGCCGCCGAACGGCTCCCCGTCCAACAGCTGACCGGCACCGACGCGGTACGCGTGGCGGAGCCGATCGAGGTCGCCGAGGAGGACCTCGTCGTACGGCGGTTGCACGGGCTGTCGCCGATCCAGGGCACCGATGTCGACGCGCTGCTGCGCAACCTGGGCTGCCGCACGCTCGTGATCACCGGAGTCTCGGCCAACGTCGCGATCCCAAACGCCGTGTTCGACGCCGTCAACCGCGGCTACACGGCCGTCGTGCCCACGGACGCCATCGCGGGAGTGCCCTCCGACTACACCCCCGCGATGATCAGCCACACCCTCGCATTGGTCGCCACGGTCGCGACCACGGACGAGGTGCTGGGCTGTTTCGCGCGTCCGAGCGGGGCCTGAGCCCGTCCGGTGCCGCCGGTCAGGCCAGCGTGATCGAGTCGCCCGACACGCTGATCTGCTTGGCGGCCAGCGGCTGCGTCGCCGGCCCCTTCTTCACGCTGCCGTCGAGCACGGAGAACTGACTGCCGTGACAGGCGCAGGAGAGGGTGTCCTCCTTCAGGTCCGTCATCGGGCAGTTCTGGTGGGTGCAGATCGTCGAGAAGGCCTTGAAGTCGCCGGCCGCGGGCTGCGACACGACCACCTTCTCGTCGCTGAAGACCTTGCCCGAGCCCTCCGGGATGTCGGCGGTCTTCGCGAGCGCCGCGCCACCCGCGCCGGCGTCGGCCGAGGAGCCGCCGCCCGACTCGGTGGTCGCGCCGCCGCCGGCGGCGGCACCCTGTTCGGTCGAGGAGTCGGACGCTCCGTCGTCCGATCCGCACGCGGTCAGCGCAGCGGCGAGCCCGGCCGCGCCGACCGCCGCCACGACGGTACGGCGGCTCGGTCGCGACACCGGCTGAACGAATTCGCTGGTCATGCTGACGTTCCTTCCCGTCATTCGTGATCTGCCGAGAGGTACGGTCCTTTGGGACCGGCTGTTCAGACGATGTCGAAATCCTGACCCGGTCCGGCCGGGAGATGGGTAAAGCGGAGCTGTCGGTTCACTGTCCGGAGCTGTCGATCCGCTGTCGACGCCGACGCACCGCCGCCCGCCGGGGCCGCCCCCGACGCCCTCCCCGCGCCAGTAACCTGGGGCGATGCTCAAGGAAGTCATCGCGACCCGCTACATCACGCCCCTGCGTGAGGGCGGCTCACTGCCGGGACTCGTCGAAGCCGACGACTTCGGGACGTACGTCATGAAGTTCACCGGCGCCGGACAGGGCCGCAAGACGCTGATCGCCGAGATCGTCGTCGGCGAACTCGCCCGCAGGCTCGGGTTCCGGGTGCCCCGGCTGGTGACCGTGGAGCTCGACCCGGTGCTGGGGCTCGGCGAACCCGACCAGCAGGTGCAGGACCTGCTCCGGTCCAGCGGCGGCACCAACCTCGGGATGGACTTCCTCTCCGGCGCGCTCGGCTTCGACCCCCTCGCCTTCGAGGTGAGCGCCGAGGAGGCCGGCCGGATCGTGTGGTTCGACGCGCTGGTGAACAACGTCGACCGCTCCTGGCGCAACCCCAACCTGCTGATGTGGCGGCGCGATCTGTGGCTCATCGACCACGGCGCCACCATGATCTGGCATCACAACTGGCCCGGGGCGCAGGCCTCGGCGGAGCGCGCCTACGACGCCTCCGACCATGCCCTCGCCTCCTTCGCGCCCGAAGTGCGCGCCGCCGCCGCCGAGTTGGCGCCGCTGGTCACCGAGGAACTGCTCGCCGAGGTGACCGCCGAGGTCCCGGACGCCTGGCTGGCCGAGGAGCCCGGCTTCGACACCCCGGACGACCTCCGCCGGGCCTACGCGGGACTGCTGCTGGCCCGCGCCGCCGGCATCCATGAGCGCGTCACCGGAATCGAGGAGAGCAAGTGAGCGAGCGACACATTCACATGGCCGGCCATGTGGTCGAGCGCCACATCATCCGCGGCAGCGAGTCGAACGACCGGGACGTCTTCGAGTACGTCCTCCTGCGCGTCGTGCCCCGCGTCGAACGCGGCGAGTGCATCAACGCGGGCGTACTGGTGTACTGCCGGCCCCAGGGCTACGTCGGTGCCCGCACCCATCTGGACGAGGCGCGGCTGCTCGCCCTCGACCCGGACGCCGACGTGGCCGGCATCCGGGCCGCACTCGGGGCGGTCGAGCGGGTCTGCGGCGGCAGTGAGGAGGCGGGGCAGGCGGCCGGTGACGACGCCGGGCGGCGCTTTCGCTGGCTCATCGCGCCCCGCTCGACGGTCGTGCAGCCGGGCCCCGTGCACACCGGGCTCACCTCCGATCCGGCGGCCGAGGCCGAACGGCTGCTGGAGCTGTTGGTGAAGTGACGGATCAGGTAATGGATCACATGCGCGCGGCCACCGTTGACACCGCGTGCCAGGACTTCTAGCGTCACGTCCATCGAAGGTACTAAGCGGTCGCTCACCGAGGAGAGT
The DNA window shown above is from Streptomyces chartreusis and carries:
- a CDS encoding EamA family transporter; amino-acid sequence: MPVRKSQSGQVGRGKGFGLGLAVISAFAFGGSGVAAKPLIEAGLDPLHVVWLRVAGAALVMLPLAVRHRALLRERPALLAGFGLLGVAGVQAFYFASISRIPVGVALLVEYLAPALVLGWVRFVQRRPVTRAAAVGVILAVGGLACVVEVWAGLSFDALGLLLALGAACCQVGYFVLSDQGSDSGERAPDPLGVIAYGLLVGAAVLTVVARPWKMDWAVLAGTADMDGTPVSAGLLLAWIVLVATVVAYVTGVVSVRRLSPQVAGVVACLEAVVATVLAWFLLGEHLSAPQIVGGAVVLAGAFIAQSSAPAKTSVEPVASGGPERELSARGNVA
- a CDS encoding LysR family transcriptional regulator, whose translation is MLNLERLRTLDALARHGSVSAAAEGLHITTSAVSQQMSKLEREVGQQLLAKNGRGVRLTDAGRLLADHAARILSQVELAQADLEAQRGQVVGELRLVAFPTALRGLFPAALTALRTDHPALRLTTRELEPEYGVAAVMRGDADLAVVLDWYNKPLPMPEGLAKAPILDDRVEIAMPEGHPLADRSEVDLADFAGDEWVAWPEGEFCHEWLLYTLRTKGIEPRIAHRAEEHHTQLALVAAGLGVCVAPRLGRDPMPLGVRAVPVRNRVHRYIYAVWRADADRRPSIRAAVQALRTAAEKVG
- a CDS encoding Clp protease N-terminal domain-containing protein yields the protein MQPRIPRQSAQEQDCRRPDTPADGARLSDELAAVVSGARRRALRDGDRQIDSAHLLHSLLEHDPDVYAVFGEGPQIARLLGYLVQRSIGYGLRWQGAVEDSGAVPVVLHGEGFSPLAAAAMEHACRRAALRGDNQARGIDLLAAIVVDPQARAVEVLDRAGVDATALRARIDGHRDEYVGGGDTSR
- a CDS encoding DMT family transporter — its product is MSNTPLSGLPIGRGLIYLIIAGAAWGTAGAAASLVYRTSDMGPIALSFWRCAVGFVLLLAVRLLRPRPRRAVAEPLARKALRAGATGIGLAVFQTAYFAAVEATGLAVGTVVTLGAGPVFIALGARLTLGERLGRGGVAAVAGALTGLAVLALGGEGATVRPWGVFLALVAAAGYSVMTLLTRKWGRDGGADAAETSVWAFAVTSLCLLPLALVEGLLPHTADPIRLVWLLAYIAAVPTALAYALYFAGAAAVRSATVSVIMLLEPVSAAVLAVVLLGEHLTVPTLVGTLLMLGSVAGLAVAETRGARREREREREPMPA
- a CDS encoding HipA family kinase — its product is MLKEVIATRYITPLREGGSLPGLVEADDFGTYVMKFTGAGQGRKTLIAEIVVGELARRLGFRVPRLVTVELDPVLGLGEPDQQVQDLLRSSGGTNLGMDFLSGALGFDPLAFEVSAEEAGRIVWFDALVNNVDRSWRNPNLLMWRRDLWLIDHGATMIWHHNWPGAQASAERAYDASDHALASFAPEVRAAAAELAPLVTEELLAEVTAEVPDAWLAEEPGFDTPDDLRRAYAGLLLARAAGIHERVTGIEESK
- a CDS encoding DMT family transporter — its product is MTTVTASRDAAGPASASSVPPRSRGRLDWRLRFAALSLIWGFSFLLIKVGTDGYAPFQVTLGRLLFGTAVLAAAMAVKRERLPRGARTWGHLTVAAFLLNALPFSLFAYSELTIPSTLAGICNATSPLWGMALSMVALSEDRPTRVRVAGLGIGFIGVLTVLGAWQGFHGLDATGTAMALLASLSYPIGWIYVRRTLAGAGESHLSLTGAQLLLATVQLAVVTPLFTSVPTSFSLVPLLAIVALGALGTGLAVLLQYGLVAEVGPTTAQMVTYFIPVIATAAGVAVLGESLAWSTPVGAVIVLAGAALTQVRRSA
- a CDS encoding pyridoxamine 5'-phosphate oxidase family protein yields the protein MTVTQRRGRKIMMTPGELDEFLTEQRTCRVATVSTDGFPHVSALWFAWDGDSLWLYSVVRSKRWTDLRRDPRVAIVIDTGEEYEQLRGVELSGTVDFVGEAPRVGELRAELDVPETLFARKNFGLDEMPHDGRHAWIRLTPEKIVSWDFRKLGS
- a CDS encoding DUF3037 domain-containing protein yields the protein MSERHIHMAGHVVERHIIRGSESNDRDVFEYVLLRVVPRVERGECINAGVLVYCRPQGYVGARTHLDEARLLALDPDADVAGIRAALGAVERVCGGSEEAGQAAGDDAGRRFRWLIAPRSTVVQPGPVHTGLTSDPAAEAERLLELLVK
- a CDS encoding Rieske (2Fe-2S) protein, with protein sequence MTSEFVQPVSRPSRRTVVAAVGAAGLAAALTACGSDDGASDSSTEQGAAAGGGATTESGGGSSADAGAGGAALAKTADIPEGSGKVFSDEKVVVSQPAAGDFKAFSTICTHQNCPMTDLKEDTLSCACHGSQFSVLDGSVKKGPATQPLAAKQISVSGDSITLA
- a CDS encoding FMN-binding negative transcriptional regulator; this translates as MLIHPWDAPHDDTEWQRWLADHDFGQLVVNGLDGEPPHVQPLHFAFDAGSGEVVTHLARPNPMWPALLANPEVVLSVVDDYVYVPGPWQAAPEQPTEHGEPTSFYAAVQLRCRARVVDDPAAKAELLNRQVGHFQPEGGSAEVGVGLAPYGRLLSGIRGLRLEVTGVRAKFKFGGRRTAEVQDRIAGNLAGRGGPRDAAAREHMLRRRPA
- a CDS encoding pyridoxamine 5'-phosphate oxidase family protein; translation: MQGTEEPTSQAAAYTPTDRTVPTRSAERAAYDKELVHAILDEAYVCHLGFVRDGAPVVLPTLFGRVGETLYVHGSTGSRPLRMTGQADPGLPVCLTVTHVDALILARSAFHHSINYRSVVVHGTAYDVTDPEEKRTALDALVEHVVAGRSRDSRPANKKELAATAVIRLDLNEVSAKLRTGGVNDEPEDLALAHWAGVVPLRKGYDAPISDPDLAPGTEVPAYLADL
- a CDS encoding cysteine hydrolase family protein gives rise to the protein MPSNDRLSALLDPATTVLITVECQQGVVGPDSALPELAKEARDSGVLANVARLVTAARARGVQVIHAIAERRPDGRGANRNARLFRAAERLPVQQLTGTDAVRVAEPIEVAEEDLVVRRLHGLSPIQGTDVDALLRNLGCRTLVITGVSANVAIPNAVFDAVNRGYTAVVPTDAIAGVPSDYTPAMISHTLALVATVATTDEVLGCFARPSGA
- a CDS encoding aminotransferase class I/II-fold pyridoxal phosphate-dependent enzyme; translated protein: MLEGYRIEGRRAAEIAASVERAVGSGDLEPGQLLPPMRELATDLGVNPNTVAAAYRVLRERGVIETAGRRGSRVRPRPATTGRESVRVDVPEGVRNVASGNPDPALLPSLAKAFAAAAELADREPVLYGDDPVEPELARIARARLDADGVPEGPLAVASGSLDAIERVLGVHLKPGDTVAVEDPGWGSLLDLIPALGLRTVPVGVDDEGPLPDDVRRALDSGARALIVTDRVQNPTGAVVSSTRARALRSVLRQHPEILLIEDDHGYGIVDLPVHPLAGTTRHWAFVRSVAKAYGPDLRLAVLTGDEVTVDRVRGRQRLGAGWVSRLMQRAVVRLWSDGAVDPAAVAAAYAVRRDLLIRALAEHGVRAHGRSGLNVWIPVPDETGAVARLLHAGWAVSPGARFRTSSPPGIRVTTSTLTDAEAAPLAAAVATAVGPGPTRSYV